One window of the Indicator indicator isolate 239-I01 chromosome 13, UM_Iind_1.1, whole genome shotgun sequence genome contains the following:
- the RNF168 gene encoding E3 ubiquitin-protein ligase RNF168, whose product MSKKSKAPLSLSDCLCQICMEIFMEPVTLPCNHTLCNSCFQLTVEKASLCCPFCRRRVSSWARYNARRNTLVNWELWERIQKNYPKECERRINGQDLEEEICVPHPQHQLSKPGELRQEYEAEISKVEAERRAHEQEENKASEEYIQRLLAEEEEERKLAEERQREMEKQLKQDEELAWQLSNSLNDDSSGHVLSSPSPAGRLSCETSPANLCKMKNKSSNSEDIQKYLSPKLHPTPGSGSFSSALTARDRSDCGSLQTSSNEGSSSAWQDKEEEMPTLSPQQPRQIKDSSTKDSFLESCMNYFSTSGETTAVRSNCSGDNIPEVLHGITEGEGSRTALCKSTEDDGIESDSGNLTHGESINHENPAETSTCIQSATDPVMSDSKSVTCDVMKVAGCSDEEKPEGLQNTKETPKRKSLEPPAEAVLDLCVVDKRRRTFPESFEEQGEQINYFNLQMQKAFEQELQERRMQEEQDRLLALQLQKQLNKEEGTLNRQKGSPDEYLLRTKPPQSVKDSSARKGSSKMAKDSKVQKNQAETSHRKTRKGSCNENWQTPTKARVKPPSIKGGKVLNCVVNTSDTNDLCSLPKNKQKTILQMFKSSVTE is encoded by the exons ATGTCGAAGAAATCCAAGGCTCCGCTTTCCTTGTCTGACTGCCTCTGCCAGATTTGCATGGAGATCTTTATGGAGCCTGTGACACTGCCATGCAACCATACCCTCTGTAATTCGTGTTTCCAGCTGACAGTTGAAAAGGCCAGTCTCTGCTGCCCGTTTTGTCGACGTCGAGTCTCTTCTTGGGCGCGGTACAATGCCCGCAGAAATACTCTTGTCAACTGGGAACTCTGGGAGAGGATTCAGAAGAATTACCCAAAGGAGTGTGAGCGCAGGATTAATGGGCAGGATTTGGAAGAGGAAA TCTGTGTCCCCCATCCACAACACCAGCTGAGCAAGCCTGGGGAATTGAGGCAGGAATATGAAGCAGAGATTAGTAAG GTGGAGGCAGAAAGGCGAGCACATGAGCAAGAAGAGAACAAGGCAAGCGAGGAATACATTCAGAGGCTtctggcagaggaggaggaagaacgTAAACTGgcagaagagagacagagagagatggagaaacaGCTGAAGCAAGATGAAGAGTTGGCCTGGCAGCTGAGTAACAGTCTG AATGATGATTCTAGTGGACATGTGCTCAGCAGTCCTTCACCAGCAGGCAGACTCTCCTGTGAAACATCCCCAGCTAATTTGTGCAAGATGAAGAACAAATCAAGCAATTCTGAAGACATTCAGAA gtACCTGTCTCCAAAGCTTCATCCTACACCGGGATCAGGATCATTCTCCTCTGCTTTAACAGCAAGAGACAGGAGTGACTGTGGCTCTTTG CAGACCAGTAGCAATGAAGGCAGCAGTTCTGCATGGCAagacaaggaagaagaaatgccaacactgtctccacagcagcccAGACAGATTAAAGATTCCAGTACTAAGGATTCGTTTCTGGAATCATGCATGAACTATTTCAGTACTTCAGGAGAAACTACTGCTGTCAGATCAAATTGTTCAGGAGACAACATTCCAGAAGTacttcatggaatcacagaaggggAAGGATCAAGAACAGCTCTTTGTAAATCCACAGAAGATGATGGAATTGAGTCAGACAGTGGCAATTTAACACACGGAGAAAGCATAAACCATGAAAACCCTGCTGAAACTTCTACCTGTATTCAGTCAGCAACAGATCCTGTGATGTCTGACAGCAAAAGTGTTACATGTGATGTCATGAAGGTGGCTGGATGCTCAGATGAAGAGAAACCAGAAGGACTGCAGAACACTAAGGAGACTCCAAAAAGAAAGTCACTGGAGCCACCAGCTGAAGCAGTGCTTGACTTGTGTGTGGTTGATAAGAGGAGAAGAACCTTTCCAGAAAGTTTTGAAGAGCAAGGGGAGCagataaattattttaacttgCAGATGCAGAAAGCCTTTGAGCAGGAGCTCCAAGAAAGGCGTATGCAAGAAGAACAGGACAGGCTTCTGGCTCTGCAGCTACAGAAACAGCTCAACAAGGAGGAAGGGACACTTAATCGACAGAAGGGCTCTCCAGATGAGTACCTTCTTCGCACCAAACCACCTCAGTCTGTGAAAGACTCTTCTGCTAGAAAGGGAAGTTCTAAAATGGCAAAAGACTCAAAGGTACAAAAGAACCAGGCCGAAACAAGTCACCGCAAGACTCGAAAAGGTTCTTGCAATGAAAACTGGCAGACCCCCACCAAAGCCCGAGTGAAACCGCCCAGCATCAAAGGAGGAAAGGTTTTGAATTGTGTGGTTAATACCAGTGACACAAATGATCTTTGTTCACTACCTAAGAATAAGCAAAAGACCATTCTTCAGATGTTTAAAAGCTCTGTCACAGAATAG